TTTATATCAATATCTTTCATCGCTACACTTATTAGTATACCCAACATAACGATTTCCATATATTCTAAATTAGAAGCTATTTATTGAGCCATCATTATAACCCTATCATAACATATTCTCATATCAAATCACATTGGATAAAAACATCCCATATTCGGAGCGTAGTAAAGATAAAATTTATAATGCAAGCCATTTTCTTACTCATAATATTGGTTTTATAAGCGGAATAGATGGTGTATATTTTAAGAAACGAAATTAAAATCTCTAAAATTTATAAACTATAATAAAAATATAACATATAATAAATATGTTTATAAAATTTAATTAATATATATCACACATACTTTCTATATTTCCATACCTATTATCAACAAAAACTAATGTAAACTCTGTTTTGTTTAAAGTTTCTTTATTTTCACCAATATATAAATTATTGTCAAGAATATAACGACCCTTCTCTTTAAATAAATTAACTACTGCATTATTTCTAATAAAGAAATCAATCCCTACATTACTTGCCTTACCAACCTTATTCTTATTAAAATAATTCTTATAAGAAGATAAGAAATGTAAAGACAAAATATTACTTTCTACAAAAAAATATATTTCTATATTTTCAGAATCTGATGGTAATATATTATTACATATATCTGAGAGATTTGACTCTTTACACTGGTCAATATTTTTGAAAGAATAATCAAGGTTATCCCTAAACCAAGTAAAATAAGAAAAAATAAAATCACTTTGTTTTTCATTTTAAATATTCCTCTATTCTTAATATTTCCCTAGTTTTTAAATGATTAGGATTTAGATATTTTTATATCTATCTGTTTCAAATATACTCATTCTTTTCATATATTCAAAAGTTGTTTATAATATTTTATAAGCACTTCCTTCAAAAAATGGAGAATTATATCTTATCGATTTATTTACATCTATGGGCTCTAATCCTAATTCGACCTCTCTTACAAAAATATTTTCAGAATAGTTATACAAATTCTCCCCACCCAATAACCCTATCGGATCACGCTGAGTAAAGCGCCCCGTATGCGGATCATAGTAACGATAAAAATTATAGTGCAAGCCTGTTTCTTAATCGTAATATTGATTTTGTAAGCGGAATGGTTGATGTATATTTTCAACCAATGAAGTTTGATGTTTAATCGCGCCCCAGCCTTGATAATCACCATATCGACAAAAAATCAATCCGACTTTCCACCAAAAACTTTCTATTTCTTACCTCATTTTTTACTCAAAATAATATTAAGTAATTTTATAACACATTTTTATTTACATATCCCCAAAATTCTTTCGCAATATCACTCATATAACAAATATTATTTTTATCTAAATATACAATTAACTCACTAATTAAATATAATTGTGTATTATTAAATCTACTAATTAATTCATTAATTTCAACATTATCCCAACTAGAATAATATTGATTTATATAGTTATCAGGATCTAATAATCTAGAAATAAAGTAAATTTGATCATAATCATGATTTATATCTAACATATCAGAAACAGCTAAAACATAAAACAACCCCATAAATTTCGTATAATACAAATAATAAAAGTCTTCTCTTTCTTGTTCAAAATATTTATAATAGTCACATATGAGTCCATATAATAGAAAAGGGCTACTATCTATAAAATGACTAATCTCTCTTAAATTTAATTTATTTATAATATCTCTCGCGCTTTTTTTGTTAAAAATATACATAATCTCAGTATCATACAAACCTTCATACCTGGAAATATATTTATTAGGTATATCATATAAAATATAGTCTGATTCAAAATTTTTAAGCGCTATATTCTTAACTAAATTTATATCTTGAAAATTAATATTTATTAAATTATTCCTTATTTTAAATATTTTGAAAGTTTTTCCTGACATTTAGCATAAGTAACCCAAGCATTTTCAGCTTCTTTCTGATGCTTAAGATCTCCACCAGCAAAACATTTCTTATTGATTTTATCTCTTGTCATTGCGCAATTTCTATTTAATGCAACTCTATAAAAAATCTCTGCATCAGATAATTTTTGATCATCACAATTCCTTTTTTGATTACAAAAATAATTTTTATCTCCTTGTAAAGCCTCTAATTCACCAGGGGTACAATTCCCTCCAAGATTTGTTCCACTATGATGTGCTTCTGATAATTGTATCGCTTTATCGCTAACTTTAGGCTCTATTGATGCAGAACTTCTCTTGCTTCTTCGTTGCATTGAAATAGAATTTGAATTATCAGTAGAACTAAGTATTGCACCTGCACCTATAACTGCTGACTGATATCCCGATATAGCCACAGCAATTAACCCCATAGGATCAAAAGCATTTTGTATCGTACCTTCAAACCGATATAAATTATTACCACCTAATAATTTTATCGGATCACGCTGAATAAAACGCCCCATATGCGGATCATAGTAACGATAAAAATTATAGTGCAAGCCTGTTTCTTGATCATAATATTGGTTTTGTAGGCGGAAAGGTTGATGTATATTTTCAATCAATGAAGTTTGATGTTTAACCGCACCCCAGCCTTGATAATCACCATACCAACAGAGTTTTCCTTGTTCATCGGTTAGCTCTCTTGGCATGCCGATTTGATCGCAATGGAAGTAATAAATGGTTTGGTTTTCACCATCATTTTCCTACTTGTGCCAAAGGCTCGTAGCTCGCTGGGTGACTGTAAATATACTGATAAGTGCAGTCGGTTTTGTGATGTTTTTCTTGCAATAAATGGCTGCCGTCCCAAATAAATTCAATCCGACTTTCTTCCAAAAATTTTCCATTTTCTGACCGCACTTTGGCGATACTTTTGCCTGCTGCCTAAAAATTAAGATTATAACCAAATTAAAGATAAGGATAATATATAGCAAGCAAAATATATATAATTGAACAACAAAGGAACATCATTATTAAGAAATTCACTATAATGACTAATAAATTAACATCTTTCATAGCTCTATTAATATATTTACAATATAGTTGAAAAATTAATAAAATAATAGGTGTATAGATAAAGAATGTAACTCCATTATATCTAGAAAAAAGAAGATAAGATATATATTCTCCAATTATCTCATCTTCACAAAAAAATAATATATGTATCATAATAAAAACATATATAACTACTATTGTATCTTGATAAATTAACTTTTTTTTCATATCTATATCCTTAATTATTTTATTTGCATTTTAATTTTTTCATACTCTTTTAACACATCAGTCACAAAATCTTGGCAGTTATTAAAGAGAATATTATATTGTTCAGGGGAATATTTAGGTTTAAATCCAGATATTTTTATCTCCATATTGTCCTACGGAAGAATATACAGGAAGCAGCTTTTCTTTTACGTTTTTTACTGCTTTTAACATAATCTCATCATCATATTGAACGTTTGAACATTTATATTGTGATAATAAACGTGGATCTTTTTCTTCATAAATTCCTAAAATCTTCCCTTTATCATCTTTGGTTCCTGAATAACCAATATTAGAACCATTTTTAAACATAATTTGCTCATGGAAAAATCCTAAATCAAAACCATCTCTAGATGAAGGATCGAAATCACTATAAATTTTGTTTCCTTGATTGAAATCTAAAGGTCTAGTACATATAACCGCCAACCCAGACGGATCAACCCAGCTAACCGTATTTGGAGCAAACTGATACAAATTCTCCCCACCCAATAACCCTATCGGATCACGCTGAGTAAAGCGTCCCATATGCGGATCGTAGTAACGGTAGAAATTATAGTGCAATCCTGTTTCTTGATCGTAATATTGGTTTTGTAGACGGAATGGTTGATGAATATGCGGTGTTAAAGCATACTCGTTTTTAACCGCTCCCCAGCCTTGATAATCCCCATACCAACAGAGTTTAATATAATGGTTATAATTATTAGATATTATAACCATAATTTATCTTTATTTATCACTACATAATCACCAGAAATAATATATTTTTTACTTCCGTTAATATCTACTTGATAAATAAAATATGTTTTTACATCAACTAATTTGTTTACTTTAACATATTCTCCTTTGTTTAAATAAGTTATTTCACTATTTTTATCCCTTTCTAGTACAGCATCTATAGAAGGATATGCAATAGTTTCCCCTAATGAAACTAAATAAACATTAGTTGAAAAATTACATTTATAACATAACAATACCAATAACAGAAATAAAATAATTTTTATTTTATTTCCAAAATAAGTATTAAAAAATTGAGTTATTTTCATAAAATTATCTTTAGGCACCCAATAATAATATTGTTATTACAAAATATAATCTCTATTACTTATAAAACTTTCTAAGAGATCTTTACTATCTCTCATAGATAAACGTTTAATTAATTCAATATTAATATTCATATCATCTCGCATTATTTGAACTAATCCCATTTTCTCAAAAAATATCATTACTCCGCCACCGCTATTTGTTAAATAGGTGAAGTCATAATTATCTATAAATTTTCCTTCATCAATTAAACAAACAACAATACCTTTTTCTATTGGATATGGTTTTTCCCATAAAACAAGATCACAAATATTAATTTTTTGATTGTTATTATAATTCATATTTCAGTCTATTAATAAATAAGTTGATAAATTAGTATAAATATAAACAATTTTCCAATTATGTTCAGGTATATATTTTCTATTCTTATGTAAATAATCTAAACTCAATTGATAGTTATCAAATAACCCAAATTTATTTAATAAATATGATTTTCTTTTATATTCAACTGATATTACATGGCTTTTAATACTAATAAAGCAAGTATCAATTATATCATACCCTAGAAAAATCAGATTAGATCTATTATAAATATCTTGATTTGGATAAAAATTTTTAGTTTTTATCCAATATTCATAGTCTATATCCTCCACCGCTAATATACAAGGATAAAAATTTGTGCTAATAAATTCAAAAGAGTGAATATTTTTAGGTTGAAAGTGTTCTATATATTCATCTAATATATTTATTGGCATATTATATTGATCATAATAATATAAAGAGATCAATTCAATATTATTACTAGACGGCGTTATTCCAGAATCATAGGTAAAAGGAAACACTTTACATTGACTACAAATTCTAGTAGATAAAAATTTCATATTTCTCCTTCCTTAATGCGGATAGTTTAGTGGGATAATAGAACTATTATTCAAATTAATCCAATGTAATTTTATACATCCGAAGTATTTGATACCCTATGTACCAAGTCGATAATATGAATAATCTCTAACTCTCTTGTATAATAATCATAGAATTTAATCCCAGAGGCTCAATCTAGATTTGAATGTCAAACTAATATCAGAATAATAATAGAAGTTATAATGTAAAACTATGTCTCATGTTATCTTAATTAAATTAACAACATATATTTTATATTAATAATGAATTTAATTTATTGAAAGTATATTTATCACAAAATACGCCTATTGGCTCCCAATCCATTTTAACCTCTTTATTATTAATATATTGTATAACTTCTTCTTTATTTAATTTCAAATATTTTTCTAAAGTGAATATATCTGGTAGAAGCCCCCAATGATTTATATCACCTTTATCATTTAAAATTAAATTTTTAGATATATCTTCTCCAAAAAAAGGAGACTTGATCATAATTGGATATATACCATCTGTCATAGCACTATCTGTATAACTATATATATTCCAACCAAGAAAAATTAAATCTTCTTTTTTTAAATTATTATCCCACTCATCATTATAATAATAACTATGTTTATCCTGATAAGCTTCATTGCAAAGAAAAAATATTACAAAACAATTTTTATCTTTTAAATCTTCTAACAAAGACTTATCATACAAAATTAAATCATTAGTATAACAGAAATCATTTCCATAACCTAACTTAACCTTATTTTTAATATCATTTATAAATAAATTATCATCTATACTCTCACATAAATATGGAGATAATATAAACTGATCTTCTTTTTTATATATAGATTTATATATATCAAAATGATGAAAAAATAAATTCATTGTTATTCCTATTAACTTTAATTATAAATACAAAAAACTTGTATTTCTTACCGCACTTTTTACTTAAAATAGCATTAAGTAATTTTATAACACATTTTTATTTACATATCCACAAAACTCTTTTGCAATATCACTCACATAACAAATATTATTTTTATCTAAATATACAATTAACTCGCTAATTAAATATAATTGTGCATTATTAAACCTACTAATTAATTCATTAATTTCAACATTATCCCAACTAGAATAATATTGATTTATATAGTTATCAGGATCTAATAATCTAGAAATAAAGTAAACTTGATCATAATCATGATTTATATCTAACATATCAGAAACAGCTAAAACATAAAACAACCCCATAAATTTCGTATAATACACTAACCATCCCAATGCATCTTGCTCAAAACGGATTTACCGTTGCACTTGGCTGACAAACTCATCTTGCATAGCTATCAAGTTTCGTACGAAGCTGTTTTACTGTGTTTAAATTGCGTTTATCCCACACAAAAGCAACGATTTCACGCGTATCTAGGTCATAGGCATACATCAACCACCCTTTGTTTTTCTTGTGCCCTACATACGTCCAAAATTCATCAACTTGCCATTTTCGATAATACTTCTGTTTTGGCTTTATCTGATGTTTAGATTGAACCAGTACTTCTAGCACTTTGTATTTGCTTATCTTTTCAATCACAATAACGTCAGCAATGCTGCAACCTCGAACCAGCATTAAACGTATTTTATTATTGATACTACGTTGACAACCTTGATAAGTGAGGTCAGTTTCGTGAACAAATTGCCGATGACAATCTTTATATCGATAGTTTTGTTTACCGTAGATTTTTATTCCATTTTCCTTGATTCTCAAACTTAGGTAACTTGGGCATTTGATGGTAATTTCTTTTTTCATAACCTCAAATTATCGTCTTTTGCCTAAGTTGTCTTTTTTGTTTCTATATCAACATACTTTTCAGACTACTACTAAATATCGAAAAAACAATAAATCGGTTAGAAGGTTTATTTAGTAAACTTAAGCGGAAATTAATTATAATGGATTAAGTAGAAAACGTAAGACCATGTTTATAAAGAATTTTTTGAGTAAAAGAGTAGGTAAGATTAATATTAAATCGCTAAATCCTACTCTTTTGCCCATTATATCTGAAATTCCTATCAGTTTTACAGAATTCAAAGTATTTTAAACGTATGAGAATTTACGTGTTAGATCAGTTATAAACATAGGGTTATCCTTTGCTATAATGTCTGCTAATTCTTTAACTCTTTGTGCGGTTGGTTCAAGTAATAGCCAGTTATATTCATCATCGGTTATACCAAACATACAAAGCATTTCTACCATACCATTTGGAGTATTTATGCGATCGATAATTGGATCTGGTACAAATATAATTGCACTTAGTTTAGTATCTGTATCAAATCTAATCGGGCCATCTGTAGGAATAAAATGGTATGCTTGAAAAAAGTTTTTACTATCAAAAACATAACGAGCTAAATTTTGCATTAAATTTATAACCCATATAGGCTCATTTTTAGCATCACCTGAATTTTCATCTTCACTAAAAGGTGTAACACGCATATTAAACTCAAAGCCCCAACCACTAAATTCATTCTCAACACTTTCAGGGTTATAATAAAGTTCACTCATTCCATAGCTAATAATATGTCTATGAAATTGTTGCTGATTAGTGTCATAAATACTTACTCCATCAAGAGGATCTTCTCCACCTAGCATATATTTTAATGTTGTAGCATAATGGCGAGGTTCTTTACCTTTATAAATTTCATCTAATATTTCATCTATTGCTTCCCAGCCAACCGCATCATTTTCACTAAATTTAGCTATATATTCATCTTTATTCATATAAACTCCTTAGTTTTTAAATAGTTAAAATATGATAAATTATTGTACAATAAATATTCTAAGTAATGAAGAAAAATAAGGACAAAACCGTATGGGCAATTTCTTTCCAATACTGTTTATTCTCTAATTGATTAGATTTTGAGTATAGCATACTCAACGACAATTTTAGTTCTAGTAAAAATATAGTCATTTCAATTTTACCTAGGTAGAGCATATCGTTGTGGGGTGTTTTTTAATTGTTATAAATAATGTTGCTTTTTTGTAAAATTTGAGCTTAGATCACAGTATTTTATGATTTTTTCAGGCATAATAATTTCTATGCGAAAACAAGGCAATCTATTATATAATGGCTCGCAAAATTTAAGGCTCTAAAGGAAGCGGTATGCAAAAAAACAAAGCACTAAAAGATTGGTTATCTTCCACAGCATTAGGTGGGGTGAATCAATCTTATATTGAAGATATTTATGAGCAATATCTTGATGATCCTGAAAGTGTTGATGAAAGCTGGCAACAGTTATTTAAATCTTTCCCTCAATCAGAGACACTTGAACAGCAACATTCTCACGTCCGTCAATATTTTCGTAAATTAGCACGAGAATCTAATCAGAATACAGTAACAGTGATTGATCCTGATGCTGGAGCAAGACAGGTGCGTTTATTGCAATGGATTAATGCTTATCGTTTTAGGGGGCATTTGGAGGCAAATTTAGATCCATTACATTATTATCGTTGGAAACGTTCAACGGTGCCTGAATTAGATTATCGTTATCATGGTTTTACTGAACAAGATTTAAATGAAACCTTTAATATTGGGCGTTATGTTTTTGATAAAGACAATATTAAAATGGCGGATTTGGCGGTGGCACTCAAAGAAACCTATTGTGGTAGTATTGGGTTAGAGTTTATGCATGTGTCAGATATGGCTCAGAAACAGTGGTTGCAAGCCAAAATTGAAACCTTGTTAAATAAACCTTTATTTACCACTCAAGAAAAAAAGACTTTTTTGCAGGAGTTGACCGCAGCTGATGGCTTAGAACGTTATTTAGGGGCGAAATTTCCGGGGGCGAAACGTTTTTCATTAGAAGGATCAGATGCGTTTATTCCGATGATGAAAGAGATTATTCGTCATGCCGGTAAGCAAGGGGTAACGGATATTGTGATGGGTATGGCACACCGTGGACGATTAAATTTGCTAGTAAATGTTTTGGGTAAGAAACCAGCGGAATTATTTGACGAGTTTGCGGGTAAGCATGTGGGCGATCGTACGGGCGATGTAAAATATCATCAGGGCTTTTCTTCTGATTTTGAAACCGATTGGGGTAAAGTGCATCTTACCCTCGCCTTTAATCCTTCCCATTTAGAAATTGTTAATCCGGTGGTAATTGGTTCGGTGCGTGCAAGACAAACCCGAGCGAATGATAAAAATCATGATAAAGTGTTAGCGGTTACTGTACATGGCGATTCAGCGGTAACGGGACAAGGGGTAGTGCAAGAAACCCTCAATATGTCGGCGGCAAGAGGCTATAATGTGGGGGGGACAATTCGCATTGTGATTAATAACCAAATTGGTTTTACCACTTCTAACCCAAATGATACACGTTCAACCGAA
Above is a window of Volucribacter amazonae DNA encoding:
- a CDS encoding RHS repeat-associated core domain-containing protein, with the translated sequence MHYNFYRYYDPHTGRFTQRDPIGLLGGENLYNYSENIFVREVELGLEPIDVNKSIRYNSPFFEGSAYKIL
- a CDS encoding RHS repeat-associated core domain-containing protein; amino-acid sequence: MPRELTDEQGKLCWYGDYQGWGAVKHQTSLIENIHQPFRLQNQYYDQETGLHYNFYRYYDPHMGRFIQRDPIKLLGGNNLYRFEGTIQNAFDPMGLIAVAISGYQSAVIGAGAILSSTDNSNSISMQRRSKRSSASIEPKVSDKAIQLSEAHHSGTNLGGNCTPGELEALQGDKNYFCNQKRNCDDQKLSDAEIFYRVALNRNCAMTRDKINKKCFAGGDLKHQKEAENAWVTYAKCQEKLSKYLK
- a CDS encoding RHS repeat-associated core domain-containing protein — translated: MVIISNNYNHYIKLCWYGDYQGWGAVKNEYALTPHIHQPFRLQNQYYDQETGLHYNFYRYYDPHMGRFTQRDPIGLLGGENLYQFAPNTVSWVDPSGLAVICTRPLDFNQGNKIYSDFDPSSRDGFDLGFFHEQIMFKNGSNIGYSGTKDDKGKILGIYEEKDPRLLSQYKCSNVQYDDEIMLKAVKNVKEKLLPVYSSVGQYGDKNIWI
- a CDS encoding IS1 family transposase; protein product: MKKEITIKCPSYLSLRIKENGIKIYGKQNYRYKDCHRQFVHETDLTYQGCQRSINNKIRLMLVRGCSIADVIVIEKISKYKVLEVLVQSKHQIKPKQKYYRKWQVDEFWTYVGHKKNKGWLMYAYDLDTREIVAFVWDKRNLNTVKQLRTKLDSYAR
- a CDS encoding suppressor of fused domain protein, whose translation is MNKDEYIAKFSENDAVGWEAIDEILDEIYKGKEPRHYATTLKYMLGGEDPLDGVSIYDTNQQQFHRHIISYGMSELYYNPESVENEFSGWGFEFNMRVTPFSEDENSGDAKNEPIWVINLMQNLARYVFDSKNFFQAYHFIPTDGPIRFDTDTKLSAIIFVPDPIIDRINTPNGMVEMLCMFGITDDEYNWLLLEPTAQRVKELADIIAKDNPMFITDLTRKFSYV